A region of the Geomonas subterranea genome:
TCTTGACGGCGGCCGTAACGGCACTTTTCACGCTTCACGCCGCGTTCGCCCGCTAGGAGTTGGAACTGCGCCTTCAGACGGTGACCGCGGACGCCATGCTCTGGCTTGCGGCACTGCTTGGTCATGTACGCAACGACAAGGTAGCGAGGGCTTAACGCGCGCGGCTCGTGGATTTGGCGGGCCTTCAGGCCTTTCTCGACCCGATGGGAGCCGCCTCTCCCGGCTTCAGAAAACGCAAGCGGCACGCGGGGAGCCTTATTGCCGCTCCGCTCCTTGCTGGCTGTCAGACGTCTCTCCGCGGAGCAACTTCAATATGTGATTAGCACCGCCGCTGGTAAACAAAAAGGCCCTGATATCTCAGGGCCTTTTGTCTAGACTGGTATGTCTGTGTTTAAGCTTGGTGGGCGAGACGGGAAAACCCACCAACTCGCCAACTCAGTGTAATCGCAAGGGAAGCTCCTGGATAGATGGAGCAAAATGTTGGCAGGATGTTGTCAACAAGATAGCAGACCCGCAGTGAGATAGCAACGGCTGTGTGCTCTGTCACCCGATATGCAACCTCTCTAAGCCCGTAACGTACAAATATATAGTTCGATATTAAACTATTTGTCAGGGGTTACCGTAGTATTCCCGAAGTCTCCATCCTCTCCCCAGATCTAGTACACGTCACCCAGCACATCGACACCACCCAAAATGGGTAACTCCCCCCCACCCTCTTTCCTTTCGCAGAAGCCAATAGTCTTCACTTCCACACCACTGTCCCCAAAAAAAATTCCATCTCGGTGGCAGAAAGAGACCGCTGCTATGTACATAGAACAGTGATAGCACCTTTATTCATAAAGTTGCCATTGTCGCGGAAAATCCGGCGACCAGCGCGTATATAAATTTGTAGAGGAATGAAATTTTAAACACCAGAAAGGACAACGTGCAAGGACAAGTAACGACCGGGATCGACCACTTACATTTGACCTTCTCCGAGGCATACAGCCTGGAGAAGATAGTGCAGACCCTCTTCATCGGCATCTCAGCCGATGACTTCCGACCGACGAAGAAGAAAAAACAGAAGTGGTACCGATCAACTCGACTACTCACGACCACAAACGGCGATGTTCTCGCCGCCTTCCACTCAGACTCCACCTCGACTTTCGGTCGAAGAAACCTGCTGCAGATCCATGGGCTTGCCTTCAGCCGCAGTTCCTTGAACGCTCTTCGGCCTCTCGACCTGCAGAAACTGATTGACGGTGCTAACGAACTCGACGCGCACGTATCGGAGATCGACCTTGTTATAGATGACACGGCAGGCGTCACCCCGGTTGCCCAGATCTACGAGCAGTCTCTACCGCACCGCTACAAGGACTTCATTCGATCAACCTTCTTGAAGGACTACCGGGGGAAGCCTACAGAGCCGGAGTTCTACGGGGGAACGTCGATTTACTACGGCAGGCATGGTCGCAGCTATTGCAAAGTCCTCTTCTACCCGAAGCATCTCTGCCCGAATCAGCGGATTTACGAACCGGGGAACCAGCTAAAGTACAACTGGATCAGATATGAACTCAAACTGCGCGGGACTGCAGCCCTGCGGCAGGGCGCGGAACTGCTTTCTAAAGTCAGTAGTTTAGCGACTTTCGGCTGTAACTCCATGACGATGCAGGAGGCTGTTGTTGACCTGTTCGGTAAGCACTTTGCCTACGTTATCCCCGGTCCCAGATCCAGCCGCAGGAAGCTACAGCCCTGGTGGTCTGAACTGCTACGACGCGCCACCCTGTAACTACATACTTGTGTCTGGCCACAGGCCACCACGATTCAACTACTTAGCAGCCATCATCTTGAGGCAGTATCAACAACGGAGAGACCTATGAACCAAGCAGAAATCTACAACCAGATCCAAACCATCTTTGACCGCAACGAAGCCGACAAGGAGCTTCACGTCGATCAAGTCGAAACCCTGCATGCCACCATCGAAGCAGTTTACCGCAGATCCCCGGCGATCCTTCTGTCTCACCTCGACAGTATGAAGGCCAAGCACTCCAAAGCGACCCTTGCCCAACTTCGGGACATCGCAAAGTACCTCCTGGAGATACTGGAGGCCGATCTTGCTTAGTCCTGGGTTGAAGGCCTACATCGACCGCACCGCAGCCGATATACGCAAAGATGATCCCGAAACTTTAGCCCACCTGGATGACTTCGAGTTAAAGGCGATGATCCTGGACCAGATCCGGGCACACGCCGAGGCCGAGGCAGACGCCTTGGTCACCATCCATACCATGACCGCGATCATTAAGAGTCTCGCCCAACTGGCGCGTCTCTCATAATCCCTCCGCAGCTTCAGCAACTGCGGTTGCCCACCCGTGCGGGGATGCGCCGGGTTCTCCACAGGCGGCAAGGGCCTCATACCCCCTTGCCGCCGATCCTACACTAAATCAAAGGATAATCCATGATCCAAACCTATACCAACCAATCCGGTCACACCTTTACCTCGCTGAACCTCGACCCCATCGAGATCTACACCAATAGCGACATGGAAGGCTTCTATCACGGTAACACCGTCACCGCTCTCAACGGCGAGCAATTCACCATCCTGGATACTAAGTGTGTCCAGGGGCGAACCTACCGCGTCCTTCTCTTGCCTGTCGCTCAAGAGGCCTCTCATGCCTAAGCAGCAATATATGGTCGGCTGGACTGCCGACCTCATAGACGGCACCACCCGGTGCGGCTCCATCGCTGTGCCGGCAGAAGATCCTCAGAAGGCCTGCTCGATAGTGGCCGGCATGATCTGCTCCAAAATAGGCCGTGACTGCGAGGATGTTAGCACTGTTGCACTCAGTCCCGCCTGAGTCTCAATACACCACCACAGAGAAACAGATCCAGGAGCCGCCCCACCGGGCGGCTCTTCTTGTACCAAGGAGACGCCTTGCAGCTTCACAAAGCAACCTACGCCTGCCGCATCGACGGCAAGACTATCACACGCCGAGTCAGCATCCCGGCCACCAATCCCGCAGTAGCGGAAGCCGTAATCCGCTCCTGGTTGTCCATCCAGGGGCTACAACCACACTTCGTCAGCGTAGAAGTGTGAAAACGACCTCCAAATTCGCCTTCTATGTGGACATTTTGCTCCTCCCTATACCGTAGCTACCCTTAGTTTTGAAAAAGGAAATTTCGCAGTGACAGAACACACGCTCCACCTTCCGCGCTCCCAGCGCCGGAACATCGAAATCCCATACGCAGGCGACGGCACCAAATGCCCCTTCTGCGGTTCCTACGGATTTACTCCCGGTACACGTTGCCGGTGCGGTGTCTGGAATCCATCCGAAAGCAGCTACAAGAGGCCCAGGCCGACGAAGCGCTGGAAGACCCCACCGTCTACCCTGCCGATCTACAAACCTCAGTTCGACGGCATCACTGGCTGAGATGTGCAGCAAGACCACGACACAGAAGCCGCCCCTGGATAGAACAAGAGCATCCCACAAAAAAAAGTTTCAACTGCAGGCGCGTCCTGGGTCGAAAGCGCAGTTATGCTAGGTCTATGGGAACCCTTCCAGCATAGGCAAAAGAGATTGCAGGAACACAAAAAGTGGTTTAGATTGTTGCTCGTTTCTAACCTGAGGCTGGAGAGGATCTAACCCGATGCCTTATGGCTTTGAGACCTCCAGTCGTTCCTATGTCCGACACCTCTTCACAATGTACGGAGGATGCAAGATGGGACTTATCGACCACATTAAGCATAAAAGAATTTTCAATCGCTATACTGAAGAGCAACTTTATGAGATCGTGCATAATGAATTAGGTGAGGGGGTTCGGAAGGATGGCTTGTGGGCAAAGGCAATCTCCGACAGTAAGGGAGACGAGAAAGTAGCTCTTGCAAGATATATCTCTCTGAGAGTCAAGTCCTTAGAGGATGAGCTTTATCTCTATAACCAGTACGAGGAACGCTTGGATCGGGATCTGAAATCTACGAAGTCTCCGGCTCCGCCGACCACACCCACATCTTTGGAACCTAGCACAACTGGAAATGAAAACACGGATTGGCACCAAGACGGTTTAGCTTGGTTTGTGATCCTTTTCGTAATTGTTGCCGTGGTAGTCGGAGTTGGTGTTTTCGTGGGACTATAGGGTTCATGAGCGACTCCCTCTGCTCCGGTAAGAAAGAATGGCTTCCACGGCATCCTGCTAGACCCCTGATAGCGAAAAGGCCGGGGGAGATTCCCGGCCCTGAGTCCTACGCCTTCAGCAATTTGTAGATCGACTCTCTAGAGATTCCGAAGTCTGCGGCGATCTTGGTTTTCTTTTCGCCTGCCGCAACCCGTTCCTTAATCTTCGTTACCATCTCATCGGTGATAGACTTCTTGCGACCCTTGCCCTTGTACCCGCCTGCCGCCTTCTTCAGTTCGATCCCTTCCCGTTGTCTGGACTTGATAAGCGCCCTCTCGAACTCTGCGAACGATCCGAGCAACTGCAGCATGAGCTTCTTAAAAGGGTCGTCGCTTCCATCGAATACCTGCTTCTCTTTGATGAACTCGACCGACACGCCTTTCTCAGTCAGCTCCCTGACAATAGCCAATAGGTCTTCAAGGTTCCTCGCCATACGATCCATTGAGTGAACCACCACCTTGTCGCCTTTCCTGGCGTGTCTAATCATCCGCTCCAACTCAGGACGCTCCC
Encoded here:
- a CDS encoding replication initiation factor domain-containing protein, whose amino-acid sequence is MQTLFIGISADDFRPTKKKKQKWYRSTRLLTTTNGDVLAAFHSDSTSTFGRRNLLQIHGLAFSRSSLNALRPLDLQKLIDGANELDAHVSEIDLVIDDTAGVTPVAQIYEQSLPHRYKDFIRSTFLKDYRGKPTEPEFYGGTSIYYGRHGRSYCKVLFYPKHLCPNQRIYEPGNQLKYNWIRYELKLRGTAALRQGAELLSKVSSLATFGCNSMTMQEAVVDLFGKHFAYVIPGPRSSRRKLQPWWSELLRRATL
- a CDS encoding recombinase family protein produces the protein MKGQVIGYRRVSSLEQNTARQLEGLELDEVFEDKVSGKDRERPELERMIRHARKGDKVVVHSMDRMARNLEDLLAIVRELTEKGVSVEFIKEKQVFDGSDDPFKKLMLQLLGSFAEFERALIKSRQREGIELKKAAGGYKGKGRKKSITDEMVTKIKERVAAGEKKTKIAADFGISRESIYKLLKA